GTAGCATTGGGCACATGCACAGGGATCTGGGAGTACGAGGGGCGCTGGGGAGTGAAAGGATCAGCGCCAGCGGAGGACTGCGAATAGCTGGCGAAGGGGTCTGCGCCAGTTGAAGGCTTAGCGTAGTCCGCGGAAGGATTGGCCCCAGTGGAAGGCTGAGCGTAGTCCGCGAAAGGATTGGCCCCAGTGGAAGGCTGAGCGTAGTCCGCGGAGGGATTGGCCCCAGTGGAAGGCCGAGCGTAGTCCGCAGAAGGATTGGCCCCAGTGGAGGGCTGAGCGTAGTCCGCGAAAGGATTGGCCCCAGTGGAAGGCTGAGCGTAGTCCGCGAAAGGATTGGCCCCAGTGGAGGGCTGAGCGTAGTCCGCGAAAGGATTGGCCCCAGTGGAGGGCTGAGCGTAGTCCGCAGAAGGATTGGCCCCAGTGGAAGGCTGAGCGTAGTCCGCAGAAGGATTGGCCCCAGTGGAGGGCTGAGCGTAGTCCGCGGAAGGATAGGCCCCGGTGGAAGGCTGAGCGTAGTCCCCGAAGGAATTAGTACCGGGGGAGGGTTTGGGATAATTTGCGTAGGCAGCGCTGCTTCCAGAAGACGGGGCGGCCATCGGCACATGTGTAGGGTTCAGGTTATTGGTAGTAGGAGCTCGGTACATGGGGTTCTCAGGAGAGGCGCTAGAACGAGCAGGAGCTGGGGGAGCGTAGGCGTCTGCGCCGACAAATTCGGGGTCGTGGGCGTCGCCGGGAATCAGATTGGCTTCAACGACAGGAGCCGACTGATAGACCACATGGGTCGCCTCGGCAGTTTTGTATTGGGTCTTGGTCACAGTGTGGACGACATCCTGAGTCTGCGCAGCGCATTGAGGGCCCTCGACCTGATCCTCTCCAGAGTATTCGGCTGGGCCGTCAGGGTGCACATGGGTGAAATCGCCCGTGATGGCATGGTTGTCTTCATTGTGCTCATCCACATCGTTGGTAACATCAACGTCGGTGGGAGCAGAGAAGGCGCTACCATCGTCATCACCTGACGGACCTCCAATAGCAGTGCCACCACCAATGTCAGCGTCGCGGGTAGGGGCATATGCGCGGCGACGAAACGTGATGCTTCCAGCAGCAGGACCATTGTTGTTGTTCTTCAATGATGTGATCTCGGAATCGAAGGTAGTGTGTGGCTCGTAGTGTGGCGTGTAGCTAGGACTGTAGTGTGGGTCATAGTGAGGCTCGGGGTGGTTCTCAAAATGAGGTTCGGGGTTGCTCTCGAAGTGAGGCTCGGGGTGAGGCGCGTAATGGGGCTCTGGGTGAGGCTCAAAGTGCGTCTCAGAGTGAGGCTCGAAGTGAGGCTCGGGGTGAGGCTCAAAGTGCGTCCCAGAGTGAGGCTCGAAGTGAGGCTCGGGGTGAGGCTCAACGTGAGGGCCAGGGCTGGCGGGGAATCCTCTGCGACCAAAGACAATGCTCCCAGCCGAAGGGCCGTTGTTGTTGTCTTTCAACGAAGTGATCTCAGACTCCAATTTGGTGTGCGGCTCGTAGTGAGGCTCGTAGATAGGGCTGTAGTTGGGCGCGTAGTGGGGCTCGGGGTGATTTTCAAAGTGAGGTTCGGGGTGGTTCTCAAAGTGAGGCTCCGGGTGAGGCTCGAAGTGAGGCTCAGGGTGAGGCTCAATGTGCGTCTCAGAGTGAGGCTCGAAGTGAGGCTCGGGGTGAGGCTCAAAGTGCGTCTCAGAGTGAGGCTCGAAGTGAGGCTCGGGGTGAGGCTCAACGTGAGGGCCAGGGCCGGCGGGGAATCCTCTGCGACCAAAGACAATGCTCCCAGCCGAAGGGCCATTGTTGTTGTTCTTCAACGAGGTGAGCTCGTGTTCAAATGTAGTGTGCGGCTCGTAGTGGGGCTCGTAGGTAGGGCTATAGTGAGGCGCGTAATGAGGCTCCGGGTGATTCTCAAAGTGAGGCTCGGGGTGGTTCTCGAAGTGAGGCTCAGGGTGAGGCTCGTAGTGTGGCTCGTTATGAGGCTCATAGTGCGCCTCAGTGTGAGGCTCGTAATGGGGCTCTGGGTGAGGCTCAAAGTGACCAGCGGGCGGAGCGCCGCCATGGCCAGGAGGGCCGTGATTTTCTGAACGACGGAATGGAGAAAAGGAATGGGCATGAGGATAAGGGTAGACATCCTCATGGGTCAGACCGATGGAGTGATCATCTTCGTTATGCTCGTGAACATCTGCGGAAGTCTCGATGCTGGTGGAAAGACTGAAGCTCTGTCCGCCGTCATTGCCTGAAGGACCACCAATGGCAGTTCCACCTGCGTGGGGACCAAATCGCTTCTCGTAGCCCTGGCTTGGGGCGTTGAAGCCAGCCGATGGCGAGCCAGCAGGTCCACGGTAGCCGCCACGAGGGGGTCCACCAAAGTGGGGGGGAGGGTGCACAACGACGGGAGCAGCAGGGTATATGTTCTTTTCCTTGAGATCGATGGAGTGATCATCTTGGTTCTCATCGTGGACCTCTGTGTCGAAGACACCCGTCACAGACAGCTCAAAGCTTTGGCCCTCATCGTCTCCGGAGGGGCCACCGATGGCAGTGCCACCTGGGGCACTGcgctttcttttttcgaAAGGTCCCTCCTGTGGCCCTTGAGGGCGGCGGTGCTCAAATGGCACAGGCAGAACCGGGGGGGCAGGGTACACATCCGTGTGCTTCAGCTTGATAGAGTGGTCATCCTTGTTCCACTGGTTGACGTGCGTCTCAGTTTGGATGCTGGCGGAGTATGGACTAACGAACCCATCGTCATCATTTCCGGAAGGCCCTCCGATGGCGGTACCACCAGCCTGGGGGTGGAAGTCATGCTCCTGCTGCACCATGGGTTAGCTCAAGTCCCAAAACATTGAAAGGAATATGACATACACGTTCAGCAAACTTAGCCTGGGCAGCAACTGCCAGCAGTGCCACAGGGATTCCACCGATGAAGCCCTTCATAGCTGCGATGCTAGAGTGTTTCTACTGTAAAAAGACGAGTGGTGCTGGGCGTAGGTGTTAAAAGAGTGACTGGAAGCGTGTGCTAcgggaggaggaagaaagaaTGGCTCAATGGATAGAATCTTCTGTCTTGGAACAGTGAATAGTAATTTACAAAGCTTGAGGAAATGTTCAGACCTTAATAGTTTCTTCGCGTTCATGATCGCCAGCTCAATAGGCAGGCGGGAATGTATTGCATCAACAAGGACTACACCTTGACACGAGGCCAAGCAGTGGGTAACACTGTTAGAATGTTGCCAAGAATGGAATTAACAACTCCAACAGGTGTAAAAAACGCCCCTCGATCCTGGTCGGATCGTAAACAGCTGCCCTGGAATCCCTAGAAAGGTGGTGATGTTGCATTCCGCGGGATGAGAGGGATAGATCACTACCCGGGCAGGAACGGCAGCATTCAGAGGTCAAGGAAGCCCCTTGGCTGACCCTATGTGGTAGGACATTTCGTGACAAATTTTTACAAGTTGTTCAGAAGTGATACCATTGTCATGTGCGATCCTCAAGTATGGAAGATCTTGGTACTGACCCTCAGTTGGATTGGGCTGAGCCTGAATATTTTTGTGCGCGAAAAGCATGGACCATGCATGGGATGCCCGGTAATCTCAATCAATGACCTAGATCGGAATGGCTACTCATGCATAGCACTAACTAGATCGTCCACGGCACGACAAAATGCTGCGCAGTGAAGCATGAGTCCAGTAGCATTTATGCAGGGTTTTACCCCGTACTGATAATATCTCAATATTTACTCATACTACTAGAGACGATCCTGAATCCATACTTCAATCGCTACTCTTACTCACAACTACAAGAGAGTTGTAGGTAAAGGAATGTGTCCCGTCTTCGACATTCAAATCCCACCGCCCTCACTGAAGAGGACACAGAGGAGAAACGAACTTCCTATCGAGGATCATTTATCTCCTGAGCCGATCAGTCCCGTAAGACCGAAGTCCGTAGGACCGAAGGCAACACATCGTCGTAGGGTTGTCGTAAGACAGGACAATGGTCGTGGCAGGCTCAGTTGCTTTTTTTcgatgaaaaagaaaaaaaaacggaagAAGTGGTCGAAAAGTTTGCAGTCTTTTATACCACCAGTGGGGTCCGGGGGCGGATTTACAAATTTCCTCTCGGGGCTGCATTCGGTCCGACCAGGTTAACTACGTTTTGGCCTGCATTTTCAGGCTCTCACACACACCTCATCCACAATGGTATTTAGACGCGCAGGGGGGGGAAACAATAGCTTAGGATATGATACAGCAGTTCCAGGCAGCAGCATGTCTACTTCAATATCCGTGCGATCTTGACCAATCAGAAATGTGACCTAATACTGCTATGGACCAGTGAGATAACTTCCACTTAAGAATAACGATTTATCCCTCCTTCTAAACTTCATCTTTCCACCGCATCtccaaagagaaagaagagataAATAGGATGACCCAACTGGAGTCAGAGGAGTTGATGATATGAATCATAACGAATCGGGGAGGGTGGGGCTGCTCGTTGCTCTGAATCAAAATTGGTTCAACAGTAACCAAAGCTTTGCACGTCCCATTAGCGTGAAATCCGAAGCTAGTGGGTGAAAGAAACTCGATGAACTCACTTATCCCCCAGCTGCCGTTCTTCCGGCGCTGGCTTTCCAACCTGCTCCTCCCACCGCTGCAGTGATGCCCAATGCAATCGCAATCATAGTCCCCACTGTCACCACAGCCACAACTGCCTTTAATGCCATCCGTTGTTTCTTACTCAAGTTCTGCAACCAGGTCAATGGTTTGTTCTCTTCCTCCCACAACTTCGATCTTCGAGGACTATCGGTTCGGAAGCTCGCGTATGGGCCCAGACTTTCCAAGTCTCTTAGATGGCTGCTCCGATTGGCATTCTTCGTTTCGAAGGTGAGTTGTTCGTACGAGATAGTTGGACTTGAATGAGGATAGAAAGGCGAGCATGGCTTTGCCCCGATCCATGGATCAAACTCCTGGCTGTGAGCCCCAGGCGAAGATGTAATAGAACACCTTGGGGGCGCGACCGTGGACGTTGGGATTTTCTCGCCGTTGGATTTGATCGATTCAGCCACCTGAGCCCCAATCACCCCGAGTCCGTGTAAACTCATAGCGACGTGCCGATGTAACTGgaagggagggtagggaGTTCCCAGATCAAAAGATCTTGGAGAGTGACCTCTTGAGACTTTTTCGCTTGGACTTGGATCGTTGCACAGGGCGTGGCTCTTTGACCTTTGGTGCTGGTGCTATGATTGCCTCAACGGGAATGGTGACTGTTGAGACACCACCGTACATAAACAATGCCGTATCAACCTGGAATGCGCTCCAAGTCCAGGCGGACCGCGGTAGTTTCATCACTCGAATTGATCACAGTTATAAATATAGTTATATCAAAATAGTGGAGGGGCTAACGTGTGCCGGTCAAACTAATCGtttgatatcaaaaaatGGAATGAGTGGTGGTTTCCTCTCGAAG
The nucleotide sequence above comes from Penicillium digitatum chromosome 1, complete sequence. Encoded proteins:
- a CDS encoding Enamelin, which encodes MKGFIGGIPVALLAVAAQAKFAERQEHDFHPQAGGTAIGGPSGNDDDGFVSPYSASIQTETHVNQWNKDDHSIKLKHTDVYPAPPVLPVPFEHRRPQGPQEGPFEKRKRSAPGGTAIGGPSGDDEGQSFELSVTGVFDTEVHDENQDDHSIDLKEKNIYPAAPVVVHPPPHFGGPPRGGYRGPAGSPSAGFNAPSQGYEKRFGPHAGGTAIGGPSGNDGGQSFSLSTSIETSADVHEHNEDDHSIGLTHEDVYPYPHAHSFSPFRRSENHGPPGHGGAPPAGHFEPHPEPHYEPHTEAHYEPHNEPHYEPHPEPHFENHPEPHFENHPEPHYAPHYSPTYEPHYEPHTTFEHELTSLKNNNNGPSAGSIVFGRRGFPAGPGPHVEPHPEPHFEPHSETHFEPHPEPHFEPHSETHIEPHPEPHFEPHPEPHFENHPEPHFENHPEPHYAPNYSPIYEPHYEPHTKLESEITSLKDNNNGPSAGSIVFGRRGFPASPGPHVEPHPEPHFEPHSGTHFEPHPEPHFEPHSETHFEPHPEPHYAPHPEPHFESNPEPHFENHPEPHYDPHYSPSYTPHYEPHTTFDSEITSLKNNNNGPAAGSITFRRRAYAPTRDADIGGGTAIGGPSGDDDGSAFSAPTDVDVTNDVDEHNEDNHAITGDFTHVHPDGPAEYSGEDQVEGPQCAAQTQDVVHTVTKTQYKTAEATHVVYQSAPVVEANLIPGDAHDPEFVGADAYAPPAPARSSASPENPMYRAPTTNNLNPTHVPMAAPSSGSSAAYANYPKPSPGTNSFGDYAQPSTGAYPSADYAQPSTGANPSADYAQPSTGANPSADYAQPSTGANPFADYAQPSTGANPFADYAQPSTGANPFADYAQPSTGANPSADYARPSTGANPSADYAQPSTGANPFADYAQPSTGANPSADYAKPSTGADPFASYSQSSAGADPFTPQRPSYSQIPVHVPNATPVPSGGFSKAGPSSIGKINPTGVSPEQNIYPSSSASAFASHGIMFEGDAARLSGGIVSVVAAVIGVLAFII